The Pricia mediterranea genome includes a window with the following:
- a CDS encoding M1 family metallopeptidase: MKVLKFLSVLIGLSAVGFAQNNTSYWQQHVDYTMEVNMNVENYQYTGTQKLVYTNNSPDTLNRVFYHLYFNAFQPGSEMDVRLQNIKDGDKRMLTEEGKSRIASLSEDEIGYLRISSLSQDHQKVDFNEEGTVLTVNLANPLAPGGKTTFDMEFRGQVPLQIRRAGRNSKEGVALSMSQWYPKLAEYDFEGWHADPYIAREFHGVWGDFDVKLTLDKNYVVGGSGYLQNPQEIGHGYEAPNTKVKRPKGKTLTWHFKAPMVHDFMWAADPDYLHDTLQMENGPTLHFLYKDDKEILENWKNLQPKTADLMQFFNKNIGEYPYDQYSVIQGGDGGMEYAMGTLITGNRKFESLVGVTAHELAHSWFQHVLATNESKHEWMDEGFTSFISSLAMNQVMDQGKENPFENSYKGYFSLVNSGLEQPQTTHADRYDVNYAYGIAAYSKGAIFLSQLGYIIGQDKLMQTLRKYYEDFKFKHPVPNDVKRTAEKVSGMQLDWYLTDWTQTTNTIDYGIEEVAGDSAGTTITLARKASMPMPLDILVIYGDDTKETFYIPLRMMHGEKENPYPQINRTVLEDWPWAYPTYDLTIDRPLKDVKAVVIDPSQLMADVKPEDNVWQPAP; this comes from the coding sequence ATGAAAGTTTTAAAATTTTTATCAGTTTTAATAGGGCTTTCGGCCGTAGGCTTCGCCCAAAACAACACCTCGTATTGGCAACAACACGTCGATTACACGATGGAGGTCAATATGAATGTGGAAAACTACCAATATACGGGCACCCAAAAATTGGTCTATACCAATAATTCCCCGGACACCCTAAACCGGGTTTTCTACCATCTCTACTTTAATGCCTTTCAACCGGGCAGTGAAATGGATGTCCGCCTACAGAACATCAAGGATGGCGATAAACGTATGCTGACCGAGGAAGGAAAAAGCAGGATTGCCTCCCTCTCGGAAGATGAAATCGGCTACCTACGAATTTCGTCTTTGTCACAAGACCACCAGAAAGTGGATTTTAACGAAGAAGGCACCGTTCTAACGGTCAATTTGGCCAACCCTTTGGCGCCCGGAGGAAAGACAACCTTCGATATGGAGTTCCGCGGGCAGGTGCCCCTTCAGATACGTCGGGCAGGACGAAACAGTAAAGAAGGCGTCGCGCTCTCCATGAGCCAATGGTATCCGAAATTGGCGGAATACGATTTTGAGGGATGGCACGCCGATCCCTATATCGCCCGGGAATTCCACGGTGTCTGGGGCGATTTCGATGTGAAATTGACCCTTGATAAGAATTATGTTGTAGGCGGAAGCGGCTACCTACAGAACCCTCAGGAAATTGGCCATGGATACGAAGCCCCGAACACGAAAGTAAAGCGTCCCAAAGGAAAAACCTTGACCTGGCATTTCAAGGCACCCATGGTACACGACTTTATGTGGGCCGCCGACCCTGACTACTTGCACGATACTCTACAGATGGAGAATGGGCCCACGCTGCATTTTCTCTATAAGGATGACAAGGAAATCTTGGAAAATTGGAAAAATTTACAACCGAAGACCGCGGACCTGATGCAGTTTTTCAATAAGAACATCGGGGAATATCCGTACGATCAGTATTCCGTGATCCAAGGCGGGGACGGCGGAATGGAATATGCCATGGGCACGTTGATTACCGGCAATAGAAAGTTCGAAAGCCTGGTCGGGGTCACGGCTCATGAGCTGGCCCACTCCTGGTTTCAGCACGTGCTGGCCACCAATGAATCCAAACACGAATGGATGGACGAGGGCTTTACTTCCTTTATCTCGAGCTTGGCCATGAACCAGGTGATGGACCAAGGCAAGGAAAATCCGTTTGAAAACAGCTACAAGGGCTACTTCAGCCTGGTGAATTCGGGACTGGAACAACCGCAGACCACCCATGCCGACCGCTACGATGTCAACTACGCCTACGGCATTGCTGCCTATAGCAAAGGAGCCATCTTTCTATCGCAATTGGGCTATATTATTGGTCAGGACAAGCTAATGCAGACCCTGCGGAAGTATTATGAGGATTTCAAATTCAAGCACCCGGTACCGAACGATGTTAAAAGAACCGCCGAAAAGGTCTCAGGCATGCAGCTCGATTGGTATCTGACGGATTGGACGCAGACTACCAATACCATCGATTACGGTATAGAAGAAGTGGCCGGTGACAGCGCGGGTACCACCATCACCTTGGCACGCAAAGCATCGATGCCCATGCCTTTGGACATACTGGTTATTTATGGGGATGATACTAAGGAAACCTTTTATATTCCCCTTAGGATGATGCACGGTGAGAAGGAGAATCCCTATCCACAAATAAACCGAACAGTATTAGAGGATTGGCCTTGGGCGTACCCAACTTATGATCTTACAATCGACAGGCCTCTAAAAGACGTCAAAGCGGTAGTCATCGACCCCTCCCAGCTCATGGCCGATGTCAAGCCAGAGGACAATGTGTGGCAGCCGGCACCTTAA
- a CDS encoding S8 family peptidase has product MIRLIPKFLLSLSASILLMGCGATALVSTPIENIDSTPLKVTDMTEAEKKHWGHLDLVTDTIPGMSVDKAYAEIIKNKKGDKVIVAVLDSGIDLKHEDLKNVLWTNKGEKPGNSKDDDNNGYVDDIHGYNFLGDSYDEQLEAARIVKLGLGDAATQAKAKALVEKELAEAQQQKQRYQQMQQAVKAADAAVKQELGKESYTQEDLAGIQADDAAMQQSVGILTQMLSFEDSIEEVLEQLDKGIEHFSDQIDYNYNVDFDGRKIVGDDPYEIESLGYGDGNPQNRVEGESHGTHVAGIIAAERGNGKGMDGVANNVEIMAIRAVPNGDEYDKDIALGIRYAVDNGAKIINGSFGKAFSPNAEWVYEAIKYAADNDVLIVHAAGNDGIDLDSPGNYNYPNDNENSDTEIADNVIEVGALAPNYGSEMVAAFSNYGNRNVDIFAPGGEIYSAMPGDEYAFSGGTSMAAPAVAGVAALVRSYYPKLTAAQVKHIILESGLAPQAKVVLGGDTSKTATLDQVSKSGRIANAYNALIMASRVAAGEITL; this is encoded by the coding sequence ATGATACGACTGATTCCAAAATTCCTCCTAAGCCTTTCGGCCTCCATTTTGCTAATGGGCTGCGGTGCGACCGCACTGGTCTCCACCCCCATCGAAAACATCGACAGCACCCCGCTCAAGGTGACCGATATGACCGAGGCCGAAAAAAAACACTGGGGCCATCTCGACCTTGTAACCGATACGATTCCCGGGATGAGCGTTGACAAGGCCTATGCCGAAATCATCAAGAACAAAAAAGGAGATAAGGTCATCGTGGCGGTGCTGGATTCCGGTATCGACCTAAAGCATGAAGATCTCAAGAACGTACTCTGGACGAACAAAGGTGAAAAGCCCGGTAACAGCAAAGATGACGACAACAATGGGTATGTAGACGATATACACGGATACAACTTTTTGGGCGATTCGTACGACGAACAGCTCGAGGCCGCCCGTATCGTGAAACTCGGACTGGGCGACGCGGCCACACAGGCCAAGGCCAAGGCCCTTGTCGAGAAAGAACTCGCGGAGGCACAGCAGCAGAAACAGCGGTACCAGCAGATGCAACAGGCGGTCAAGGCCGCGGATGCCGCGGTAAAGCAGGAACTTGGCAAGGAGAGCTATACTCAGGAAGACTTGGCGGGCATACAGGCAGACGATGCGGCGATGCAGCAGAGCGTTGGCATCCTGACCCAAATGCTGAGCTTCGAAGACAGTATCGAGGAAGTATTGGAACAATTGGACAAGGGAATCGAGCATTTTAGCGATCAGATCGACTACAACTATAACGTCGATTTCGATGGACGCAAAATCGTCGGGGACGACCCTTACGAAATTGAAAGCTTAGGTTACGGTGACGGAAATCCACAGAACCGGGTCGAAGGAGAGAGTCACGGCACCCATGTAGCGGGTATTATTGCCGCCGAACGCGGAAATGGCAAGGGCATGGACGGGGTAGCCAATAATGTCGAGATCATGGCCATACGCGCCGTTCCCAATGGGGATGAATATGACAAGGATATCGCGCTGGGTATTCGCTATGCGGTCGACAACGGTGCTAAAATTATTAACGGAAGTTTTGGAAAGGCCTTCTCTCCCAATGCGGAATGGGTGTACGAGGCCATCAAGTATGCGGCGGACAACGACGTACTGATCGTACATGCCGCGGGCAATGATGGCATTGATCTCGACAGCCCCGGCAACTACAATTATCCGAACGACAATGAAAATTCCGACACCGAGATTGCAGACAACGTTATCGAAGTAGGCGCCCTCGCCCCGAACTACGGGTCTGAAATGGTGGCCGCTTTTTCCAATTATGGAAATCGAAACGTCGATATCTTCGCTCCGGGCGGGGAAATCTATTCCGCCATGCCCGGTGATGAATACGCCTTCAGCGGCGGCACGTCGATGGCCGCACCTGCGGTAGCCGGCGTTGCGGCCCTGGTACGGTCCTATTATCCAAAATTGACCGCGGCACAGGTGAAGCACATCATTTTGGAGTCGGGTCTTGCGCCCCAGGCGAAGGTCGTTCTGGGTGGCGACACCTCCAAGACGGCGACATTGGATCAGGTTTCGAAATCAGGTAGAATCGCAAATGCCTATAACGCCTTGATTATGGCAAGCAGGGTCGCAGCGGGAGAGATTACCCTATAA
- a CDS encoding MBL fold metallo-hydrolase, translating into MTLYPIQTGNFKLDGGAMFGVVPKSLWQRTNPADANNMIDMAARCLLIEDGDRLALIDTGMGDKQSDKFFGYYYPWGDFSLDVSLAEHGFHRDDITDVFLTHLHFDHCGGCIQWNKDRTGYEPAFKNAVFWTNQDHWDWAIHPNAREKASFLKENLLPMQDSGKLRFIGSDRDASDSKPIDQTAESRPPEDSPTSRAGRTAKRQDEAPSFLENSELGFGIRFVDGHTDKQMLPHIEYKGKQLVFVADLLPTVGHIPLPYVMGFDTRPLLTLKEKSHFLNEAAEKGYYLFLEHDAHNEVCTVIATEKGVRLDQVYHFDEVFG; encoded by the coding sequence ATGACCCTATACCCCATACAAACCGGAAACTTTAAGCTCGATGGCGGCGCTATGTTCGGGGTGGTGCCCAAAAGTCTATGGCAACGAACGAATCCCGCCGATGCCAACAACATGATCGACATGGCGGCGCGGTGCCTGCTCATCGAGGACGGCGACCGGTTGGCTTTGATTGACACCGGCATGGGAGACAAGCAATCCGATAAGTTTTTCGGCTATTATTACCCCTGGGGCGATTTTTCCCTGGATGTTTCCCTGGCCGAACACGGCTTTCACCGCGACGATATTACCGACGTGTTCCTGACCCATCTACATTTCGACCACTGCGGGGGGTGCATTCAATGGAACAAAGACCGTACGGGCTACGAACCTGCCTTTAAGAACGCCGTTTTTTGGACGAACCAGGACCACTGGGATTGGGCCATCCATCCGAATGCCCGCGAAAAGGCGTCATTTTTGAAGGAAAACCTGTTGCCGATGCAGGATAGCGGAAAATTGCGGTTTATCGGTTCAGATCGCGATGCTTCCGACAGCAAGCCTATTGATCAAACGGCCGAATCCCGCCCGCCTGAAGATAGCCCGACTTCCCGTGCAGGCAGAACGGCCAAACGGCAGGACGAAGCCCCTTCCTTTTTGGAAAATTCGGAACTGGGCTTTGGCATCCGATTTGTTGACGGGCATACCGACAAGCAAATGTTGCCCCATATCGAATACAAAGGAAAGCAACTGGTGTTCGTGGCCGACCTGCTTCCCACCGTGGGCCATATTCCCCTACCCTATGTTATGGGATTCGATACCCGCCCGTTGTTGACCCTCAAGGAAAAATCCCATTTTTTGAACGAAGCGGCCGAAAAAGGCTATTATCTGTTTTTGGAGCATGATGCCCATAACGAGGTCTGTACCGTCATAGCGACCGAAAAAGGGGTACGGCTGGATCAAGTGTACCACTTCGATGAAGTTTTTGGGTAG
- the rnpA gene encoding ribonuclease P protein component has translation MDFSYPKNEKLKSRKLIDLLFAEGRSVSKYPVKLIYLKTVLPKDAKIQAGVAVPKRNFKSAVKRNRIKRLLREAYRLNKHQVFNNSDGGFAFLFLYLGKEMPSYPEVENAMIKVLARFSDRVDKKK, from the coding sequence ATGGACTTCTCCTATCCCAAAAATGAAAAGCTGAAGAGCAGGAAGCTCATCGACCTACTTTTTGCAGAGGGCCGATCGGTTTCCAAGTATCCCGTCAAGCTCATCTATCTGAAGACCGTACTCCCCAAGGACGCAAAAATACAGGCCGGGGTAGCGGTACCAAAAAGAAACTTTAAAAGTGCGGTGAAACGCAATCGCATCAAAAGGTTGCTTCGGGAAGCTTATCGTCTGAACAAACATCAGGTTTTTAACAATAGCGATGGCGGTTTTGCGTTTCTATTTTTATATCTTGGAAAAGAAATGCCCTCCTATCCCGAAGTTGAGAATGCAATGATCAAAGTGCTTGCGCGTTTCTCGGACAGAGTCGATAAGAAGAAATAA
- a CDS encoding cation:proton antiporter has protein sequence MVELAGIVILGIIAQWVAWRFKLPAILPLILIGLLVGPIATIFTEDGTKLIEPVWNGAKGLFPGESLYYFVSLAIGVILFEGGLTLRRGDIANIGPVITKLITIGSIVTFLCAGIAAHFIFDLSWQISFLFSALIIVTGPTVITPILRNIPLKKDVSAVLRWEGILIDPLGALVAVLVFEFISVGEGQAYTKTAFIDFGKILLFGFAFGFTFAHAMMLSIKNKLIPHYLMNVVSLSAVLLVFVISDAFAHESGLLAVVIMGMVMGNSNLPNLKELLYFKESLSVLLVSILFILLAANINLEDLELIYNWNTVILFLIIVFIVRPLGVFLSTYGSKLKLNEKLFVGWVGPRGIVAAGIASLFGSKLIQKGVPGAEYITPLVFMIVLGTVLLNATTARVFAKMVGVFLTKSEGILILGASKASRLIADYIHRNNRHVVLIDNNQNNVSKAKKLGLEALTANIYSDTLTDNIELNDIGYLMALTGNSDINEYAIEKFGKEFGENGSFRLVNADEMNDPKKSPKKGLFSHTDDFIKMTETARKYPAMHEIELKDEEHYEGLIEMIKAENYTIPILLKKPDGDLTIISSYSTDFHDITEGYKLVYLGKTIDVEKTIDEEEEAGPDEEEMLDEDTVEGDLNETGEVDKLD, from the coding sequence ATGGTTGAACTGGCCGGAATTGTCATCCTTGGAATAATCGCTCAATGGGTCGCTTGGCGGTTTAAGTTACCGGCTATCCTACCCTTGATACTTATAGGACTTTTGGTAGGGCCCATCGCCACCATCTTTACCGAAGATGGAACCAAGTTGATAGAACCGGTGTGGAACGGTGCAAAAGGACTTTTTCCCGGGGAAAGTCTCTATTACTTTGTTTCTTTAGCGATCGGTGTTATTCTTTTTGAAGGGGGGCTTACACTCCGGCGCGGCGATATTGCGAACATCGGGCCGGTCATTACCAAATTGATTACTATAGGTAGTATTGTAACGTTCTTGTGTGCCGGTATTGCGGCCCACTTTATTTTTGACCTCAGTTGGCAGATTTCCTTCCTTTTTTCGGCGCTTATCATCGTTACGGGCCCAACGGTTATTACGCCCATTCTAAGAAATATTCCTTTAAAAAAAGATGTTTCGGCCGTTTTAAGGTGGGAAGGGATACTGATAGATCCGCTCGGTGCCCTAGTAGCCGTTTTGGTTTTTGAGTTTATCAGTGTTGGCGAGGGGCAGGCCTACACTAAGACCGCATTTATTGACTTCGGAAAAATCTTACTTTTCGGGTTTGCTTTCGGTTTTACGTTCGCACATGCAATGATGCTGTCGATAAAGAACAAATTAATTCCCCATTATTTGATGAACGTGGTGTCCCTTTCCGCCGTGTTGCTGGTGTTTGTGATTTCAGATGCCTTCGCTCACGAATCGGGACTTTTGGCGGTAGTAATCATGGGAATGGTGATGGGCAACTCGAATTTGCCCAATCTGAAGGAACTACTGTACTTTAAGGAGTCTTTAAGTGTTTTACTCGTTTCCATTCTGTTTATCCTTTTGGCCGCTAACATTAATTTAGAGGACCTGGAACTGATCTATAATTGGAACACGGTGATCCTTTTTCTTATCATTGTCTTTATCGTTCGGCCTTTGGGCGTATTTCTTAGCACATATGGTTCAAAACTGAAATTGAACGAAAAACTTTTTGTGGGATGGGTCGGCCCCAGAGGAATCGTAGCGGCCGGTATTGCATCGCTTTTCGGATCAAAACTCATTCAAAAGGGGGTGCCGGGAGCGGAATACATCACTCCGCTGGTCTTTATGATTGTGCTGGGTACCGTACTATTGAACGCTACAACAGCACGGGTTTTTGCAAAAATGGTTGGCGTGTTTTTGACGAAATCCGAGGGGATATTGATTCTTGGGGCTTCGAAGGCATCGCGGTTGATTGCGGACTACATCCACAGAAACAACCGTCACGTGGTGCTGATCGACAACAACCAGAACAACGTTAGCAAAGCAAAAAAATTGGGATTGGAAGCCTTGACCGCGAACATCTACTCCGATACCTTGACCGACAACATTGAATTGAACGACATCGGTTATTTGATGGCCTTGACCGGAAACTCCGATATCAACGAATACGCTATCGAGAAGTTTGGTAAGGAGTTTGGCGAAAACGGATCTTTCAGGCTGGTGAATGCGGACGAAATGAACGACCCCAAGAAAAGTCCGAAGAAAGGCCTCTTCTCCCACACCGACGATTTTATAAAAATGACGGAGACCGCCAGAAAGTATCCTGCGATGCACGAAATAGAACTGAAGGACGAAGAGCATTACGAAGGGCTGATCGAAATGATAAAGGCCGAGAACTACACTATCCCCATCCTTTTAAAAAAGCCTGACGGCGACTTGACCATTATCTCATCGTATAGTACCGATTTCCATGATATTACCGAGGGCTATAAGTTGGTCTATTTGGGCAAGACGATCGACGTCGAAAAAACCATTGATGAAGAAGAGGAGGCCGGGCCTGATGAAGAGGAAATGCTAGATGAAGATACCGTGGAAGGCGACCTCAATGAAACTGGAGAAGTCGATAAGCTCGATTAG